The following is a genomic window from Rubrobacter naiadicus.
GTGTGGGCGCGCCGCTCGCCTCGGTGATGGGGCTCTTCTGGGTCCAGATCGCCGTGGGCGCCTTCCTGCTCCTCTTCGGCGCGCGCTGGCTCAGGAAGGCGATCCTGCGCTACGGCGGTCTGATAGCAATTCACGACGAGGCGGAGAGCTACGAGGAGGAACGCGGCCGTCTCGAGGGGGCGGGCGAGGGAGGGAACCTGGCGGGCGTGGACCGTCTGGCCTTCGCTACCGCCTTCGGCGGCACCTTCCTGGAGGGACTCGAGGCCGTATTCATCGTCATCGCCTTCGGTATCGGATCGGGGGCGATGCCATCGAGCATCCTCGGCGCGGTGCTCGCGGTGGCGGCGGTGGTGCTGGCCGGGGTGCTTCTGCGCCGGCCGCTCACCAGGGTCCCGGAGAACACGCTCAAGTTCGTCGTCGGGGTGATGCTCACCAGCTTCGGGACGTTCTGGGTGGGCGAGGGGCTCGGGGTGGCGTGGCCGCAGGGCGACCTGTCGATCCTCTACCTGGCGATGAGCCTCCTGGTGTTCTCGTGGGTCGAGGTCCGGCGCATGAGGCGTCTTCCGGTCCTGCGCGGAAAGAGGGTGCGGTGAGGGCTTTGCTGCGGGAGCTCGTCGGGCTCGTGGCCGACGACGGGCGTCTGGTCTGGACGGTGGTCCTCGCGCTCGTGGTGAGCGCGGTGCTCGGCTGGTTCGGGCTGAAGGAGGTCGCGACGGTGGTGCTCTGGGCCGGTATCCTCTTCGCGCTCGCCCTTTCGATAGAGAGCAGGATCAAGCTCCAGAAGAAGGACCGTTAG
Proteins encoded in this region:
- a CDS encoding COG4280 domain-containing protein, with the translated sequence MNLYALGAAFIGTGVEMVEALTIVLAVGAVRGWRGALLGALSAALVLAALVAGVGAPLASVMGLFWVQIAVGAFLLLFGARWLRKAILRYGGLIAIHDEAESYEEERGRLEGAGEGGNLAGVDRLAFATAFGGTFLEGLEAVFIVIAFGIGSGAMPSSILGAVLAVAAVVLAGVLLRRPLTRVPENTLKFVVGVMLTSFGTFWVGEGLGVAWPQGDLSILYLAMSLLVFSWVEVRRMRRLPVLRGKRVR